The genomic window AGGCAATACTTACAACTCCCTGGGACAATACCAACGGGCGATTGAGTTTTTGCAGCAGTCTTTGGAAATCAAAAGGGAGATAGGCGATCGCGATGGCGAAGGTGTTTCCTTGGGCAATTTGGGCAATGCTTACAACTTGCTGGGACAGTACCAACGGGCGATTGAGTTCTACCAGCAGTCTTTGGAAATCAAAAGGGAGATAGGCGATCGCAATGGCGAAGGTAAATCCTTGGGCAGTTTGGGCAATGCTTACAACTCCCTGGGACAGTACCAACGGGCGATTGAGTTCTTGCAGCAGTCTTTGGAAATATCTAGGGAGATAGGCGATCGCAATGGCGAAGGTAAATCCTTAAACAATTGGGGCAATGCTTACAACTCCCTGGGACAGTACCAACGGGCGATTGAGTTCTACCAAGAGTCTTTGGAAATCAAAAGGGAGATAGGCGATCGCAATGGCGAAGGTATTTCCTTAAACAATTTGGGCAATGCTTACAACTCCCTGGGACAGTACCAACGGGCGATTGAGTTCTACCAAGAGTCTTTGGAAATATTTAGGGAGATAGGCGATCGCAATGGCGAAGGTAAATTCTTAAACAATTTGGGCAATGTTTACCACTCCCTGGGAGAGTACCAACAGGCGATTGAGTTCTACCAGCAGTCTTTGGAAATATTTAGGAAGATAGGCGATCGCAATGGCGAAGGTAATTCCTTAATCGGTTTGGGCTGTGCTTACAACTCCCTGGGACAGTATCAACGGGCGATTGAGTTCTACCAAGAGTCTTTGGAAATCAAAAGGGAGATAGGCGATCGCAATGGCGAAGGTATTTCCTTAATCGGTTTGGGCAATGCTTACAACTTGCTGGGACAGTACCAACGGGCGATTGACTTCTACCAGCAGTCTTTGGAAATATCTAGGGAGATAGGCGATCGCAATGGCGAAGGTAATTCCTTGTGCAATTTGGGCAGTGCTTACAACTCCCTGGGACAGTACCAACGGGCGATTGAGTTCTTGCAGCAGTCTTTGGAAATATTTAGGGAGATAGGCGATCGCAATGGCGAAGGTAATTCCTTAATCGCTTTGGGCAATGCTTACAACTTGCTGGGACAGTACCAACGGGCGATTGACTTCTACCAGCAGTCTTTGGAAATATCTAGGGAGATAGGCGATCGCAATGGCGAAGGTATTTCCTTATGCAATTTGGGCAGTGCTTACAACTCCCTGGGACAGTACCAACGGGCGATTGAGTTCTTGCAGCAGTCTTTGGAAATATCTAGGGAGATAGGCGATCGCAATGGCGAAGGTAATTCCTTAATCGCTTTGGGCAATGCTTACAACTTGCTGGGACAGTACCAACGGGCGATTGACTTCTACCAGCAGTCTTTGGAAATATCTAGGGAGATAGGCGATCGCAATGGCGAAGGTATTTCCTTATGCAATTTGGGCAGTGCTTACAACTCCCTGGGACAGTACCAACGGGCGATTGAGTTCTTGCAGCAGTCTTTGGAAATCAAAAGGGAGATAGGCGATCGCAATGGCGAAGGTAATTCCTTAATCGGTTTGGGCAATGCTTATTATCAGTGTGGCAGGATTCAAGAAGGATTTGTAGCTTCTTATCAAGCCCAGCAGATTTTCCAAGAACTTGAGCTTCCTTTTGAAGCGATGCCTTATCCTCAGTGGCTAAAATCATTAATAAAGTTGGCTCAACGTGGGCGTTTACAGTTAATTTTGTGTTTTATTTTCGGTTTGATAGCCTTTCCTTTTGCCTTGGTATGGCTGATTCTGCTGCTTTTGTGGCGTTTAATACGTCCCCAGTTTATAAAATGAACACTGAGGTTTTCTCACCGTGGGTTTTGGGCGTGGTTGTGTCGGTTGTGGCGTTGGGTACGCGCTTGGTTTCGGCGATAAAATAAGGTGTAAGAATAGTGATGAACATATAATTTAATATACAAGAATATTTGACACTATGTTACAAAATACCTATCAACTCCCCTTGACATTTGAGCAAATTTTTACTCTAGTCAAACAACTTTCTGATTCGGAAAAATTGTTACTGAGTAAGGAGCTAGAAAAAGAAACCTTGAATAAAAAGTTAACTCACTTACTAGAAATATTTCAAACCGATGAATTATCTCTAAAAGAAATTACTGAAGAAGTTGAAATTGTCCGTTATCAAATTTATGCCAGAAAACAAAGTAGCGAAGATAATCATTGATACTAATCTTTGGATTAGCTTTTTAATTGGTAAGGAATTAAAACAACTCCTAAACCTTTAACGCAAAAATTATGACTCAAATAACATCTACTGAATATAAACATATTCTAGTTAATGAAAGCAATGTTCCTTTCATTAAAGGAACATCGATGAAAGTTGTAGAATTAATTACTTCCATTCATGCTTATGGTTGGAGTCCAGAAGAATTACATTTTCAATATCCACATTTGAGCATGAGCCAGATTTATTCTGCTTTAGCTTATTATTGGGAGCATAAAGAAGAAATTGATGCTGATATGCAGCAACGTTTTGAGTATGCGGAAAGATTACGTTTAGAAACAGGAGAATCTCCATTAGCAAAAAGACTCCGTGCAGAAGGATTAATTAAATGAGCGTTGCTCTTTATATTGATGAAAATGTCCATCGAGGAATTACAGATGGATTACGGATTCGGGGTGTAGATGTATTAACTGTACAAGAAGATGGGCGGAGTAGCTTCTCTGATCCTTTTATACTTGACCGTGCGACAGAACTTGAGCGTGTTTTGTTTTCCCAAGATGACGATTTTCTAGCTGAAGCCAACCATCGTCAAGACAAACAAATAAATTTTGCTGGTGTTATTTATGCTCATAAACTCAGAGTTACTGTTGGCGATTGTGTTCGTGATTTAGAAATTATTGCTAAAACAGCCTATCTTGAAGAATTAAGTAATCGTGTTCAATACTTACCTTTGTAAAACTTGTGGAGAACATGAGATGGAAATTAAAAGTGCAAATAAAGCAGAATCCTTCTACATTGCTATAATTCTATATAAATCATCTTCAGATAAACCTGATTATCAACCTTTGTACCAAGAAAGCTTTGTTTTGATTAAAGCAACTTCTTTAGAAGAAGCAAAAGCAAAGGCTTTGAATCATGGGAAAAATGAAAGTGTCAGCTATACAAATGAGAATGTAGAAACTATTACTTGGTCTTTGCAGCAAGTAGTAGACGTAAATTCAGTTTTGGATGATGACTTTGATTCATCTGAGGATATTGTTGATTTATATACTCGACATTTTCGGAATTATGAGGCTTACCAATCATTTGAGCCATTATTATCTCAAGAGCAATTTGGAGAAGAGTTATAAAATCATGCGATCGCTCTTGTCGATTCCCATCACTGACCCAAAAACGATCGCAATTGAGCAATGCGCCGTGAAACTGAAAATACGGTGTCTGATGCTAAAGAAAAAACTTGCTCCAAGCCCATAGCCGCAAACTATATCTGGAAAAATCTGCAAGACCGCTCTTATGGGTTCCTATCAATGATAATTTTAAGCATTGGGAACCCTTAAAAATCAAAGTTTATGAACGCAGCCGACGAGAAAATGATTGTTCGCGACTATTTCAATTCCACAGGGTTTGACCGTTGGAGGCGAATCTACGGCGATGGCGAAGTCAACAAAATCCAATTAGATATCCGCAATGGACATCAGCAAACCGTGGATACAGTTCTCGGCTGGCTGAAGGCTGATAACAATTTATCAGATTTATCAATTTGCGATGCTGGGTGTGGTGTCGGCAGTCTCAGCATCCCCCTAGCGGTAGATGGTGCGAAAGTCTATGCCACCGATATTTCGGAAAAAATGGTGGAAGAAGGCAAGCATAGAGCGAAGCAAACCTTGCCAAATGCTGAAAATCCCACTTTTGCTGTGCAGGATTTGGAATCGTTGAGTGGTAGTTACCATACTGTTATTTGCTTGGATGTTCTTATCCACTACCCCCAAGAAAAAGCCGATGAGATGATTTCTCACCTCTGTTCTTTGGCACAGTCGCGGATAATTCTCAGTTTTGCGCCGAAGACCTGCGCCCTGAGTATACTCAAGAAAATTGGCAGTTTCTTTCCCGGGCCAAGTAAAGCGACTCGTGCATATTTGCATCGTGAGGCTGATGTGATAAGAATTTTGGAAAGTAATGGCTTTTCTTTGCAACGAAAGGCGATGACGAAGACTCGCTTCTATTTTTCTCGCCTACTTGAAGCTACACGTAAATGAAGTTAAAATCGCAGCAAGATGAATCCTATACCTTTGCTGCGATTTGAGAATCTCAAAGTTTAACACTGGTAGGTATTGCACTTGACATCCAGTCCTGCTTTTTATCTTGGCGTAGGCGTAGCCCGCCCTTAGACATCGCTCTAATTGGGAGGATGAATAACTATCATCGCGATCGCCCAGCCTTATTTATGTAATGGCAGCAAAAATTATACTATATTTTTGACATTTAATGTTTGCGTAAACCTTAGCTTACTACGACTGTGACAGTTGAAGATACCAAATGTAGGATAAAAAGTAGGAGAATCGAACCGTAAGCGCCTGGATGGTATCGAGAAAACGCTGAATAACATAGAAGAAGCGCTTACAAAACTATTGTCAGGAGTACATTGATATACTAGAACCTTTGCGAAAGTCAGGTTAAAATCGCTAGCAAAGTGTAAATCTGAAGTGGAACTATGAAAACTGCTGAAAAATTGGCTGCTGGCTGGCTATTGACACTCGGATTCATGTTTTTAACGCTATCAGCAACAGCGACATTGGAAAAATTTGCTGCACGTGAGGTATACATACCAGTGCAAGATGCGGATACTTTTACCGCACCAAATGCTACTTATGAAGATAATAATACTGCTGTAGGTGGTCTAATTTTTGGTGTTCCTAGCTTAACATTGGGGGGATGGTTAGCATTGGGATTATACCGTCAAAGCCGACAGGAGAAAAAGGCGCTTAATCAACAAGTTAGCGATCGCCTACAATCTATTTTTTATGAGATGCTACAAGAAAATCATGGACGCGTAACTGTTTTAGGCTTTGCAATGCAGTCACAACTACCCGCAGCCAACGCCAGACTATATTTAGATGAAAAAGCTAAAGAATTCAATGCAAACTTTAAGGTGAACGAAGAAGGGGCTATATCATATCATTTTGATGTCTAATTGATATCTAATGGTTCGTTAAATTCCACACCAACTTACGGCTAGGTCTAATGACGCAGATTTTTTTGAGCGTAGCTGCCATTTTAGGCGGTTTGTCAGTTGCTGCTGGTGCCTTTGCTTCTCATGCTTTACGGGAAAAAATTAGTGAGCGATCGCTAGAAATTTTTGAGACTGGCGCTCGTTACCAAATGTATCATGCTCTAGCACTTTTTCTAGTAGCAATACTAATTAGTCGTACCGAGTCTCCTCAACCCACTCTCATCGCCAGTGGATGGCTGTTTATGATTGGCATTGCTATTTTCTCAGGTAGCTTGTACGCCCTTAGCTTAACAGGTATTAAATCCTTAGGAGCGATCGCACCACTAGGCGGCACAGCCTTTCTTGCTGGTTGGGGTGCTTTAGCTTTTGCTGCATGGACTTTGAAGTTGTAAAAAAGTTATAAATGGGGAGTTAAAAGTTAAGAGCTTTTAACTCTAACTCCATTTATTGGAGGCTCAATTCCCTGCTTTTTACAATTTTCTCTAGTCAGAATTGCATCGCCATATTCATAATTTAATAACACCATAGATATTTTAATGATTGAGTTTATTCCTTGGACATATTCATCACTATTATAAATAGCAAGAAATTAAACATAAGCAGTTGGACGGAAGCCAAATACTTCTTCAGTAATATCTTTTGAACTATCTTGAGTTTAATATACGCCCAATTAAGCCAAGATATAAAAATGTTTTTTCATCAAACTTCTGAATATTTAATTTATTACAAATTAAGTCCATTATTTGTTTTGGATCAGAGGACGCGAAAATTTATAAGTAATAATTAATAGACATATTAGTAAAGAAAATTTATGCTCCCGTTCTCTATTGTAATGATTTCTGCTAACCCAGATATTGGGTAATCAGCAATTTGCTGCTGTAACATTTCTGTTGTGACTTGAGTACATTTAAATTAACCACAAATCTATTTGCTTGGACACCATCAATCTTTTCTTAAATTGTGTTAGCAATATTACGAACCAGTGATGATGGTGAATAAAAGCGGGTAAGGCTGTTGCCCAATAATTGTGCTAATAGAAGGTGGAAAATTCATAATGTGCCGTTTACTTGCTTACCTCGGTTCGCCTATTTCTTTAGATCATCTTCTGTATAAACCAGAACACTCGCTGATAGTCCAGAGTTATCAACCCCGCGAAATGACCTCTGGAATAATAAATGCAGATGGCTTTGGTGTGGGTTGGTATGATAGTCAAAAAGATACTGACCCTTTTATTTACAAAAATACCCTACCTATTTGGAATGATATCAACCTACCCAGTCTCAGCCGTTATGTTGAATCAAAGTGTGTACTTGCTTATGTCCGCAGTGCTACATCCGAACAAGCCGTAGATTTTGCTAATTGTCAGCCCTTTAACCATCAACAACAGCTATTTATTCACAATGGACGAATCGAAAATTTTCGGAAAACATTACACAGAAAAATCCGCAGCACTTTAACCCAAGATTTTTACGAAAAAATTAATGGCAGTACTGACTCCGAACACATTTTTGCATTGTTACTTTCACAAAGTCAAATTAACAAACATCGACCTCTAGAGTATGCTTTACGTACCACATTATTAACCCTCTTAGAGATGGCAAAGCGCTATCAAGTAGAAGCCTCACTCAATGTAATCTTTAGTGACGGACATCGCCTGATAGCTTCTCGTGTTGCTACCACTTCACCGCCTCCATCTCTTTACTGGATACGAGATGATCCGACTTTTCCAAAATCTGTAATTATTGCGTCCGAACCTCTATTTATAGGTAATTGGATTGCTTGCCCAGAAAATAGCATCATTAGTGTGGGAGCAGACTGTGAGATCCAAATTGAGCAAATCTAGTGTGAAAGAGACTATTTCTCAAGCCTTCGATGAATGTTGCCCAAAAACTTTTGCAATATTTCAGTGTATTTAGATATTTACCTGATTGACTATTACCCTGTGACTTGTGGACAGTATCGTGCATTCATAGAGCGGGAGGCTACCAAAATTATCGCTGGTAGTCACAGGTGGTAATGGTTACAAACGGAGTCAGTCACACAACCCTTTACTGGTGCGACGATGCCTACGGTGGTCACTGACTTGTACTGAGCGCAGTCGTTGGCACAGCCTCTCGCAGAGAAGTAGCCTGTTGTACCCCTACGGGGAAGCAAGCTACGCTGTTGGGATAATCACTTAGTTAACGCCATTATTATTTGTTGCAAAAATTATCAGTAACTGGAGAAATTATCCTATGTGCTAGTTCCCAGGAAGGACGGAATTTCAAAAGCGATCGCCCTCTTCAAGTAAGGCGATCGCTTTTATCATCTCAGCCATCGCTCAATCCCTAGTTGCAAAGGGACAAAGTTGGTATTGCCTGCTTCCCGTTGGCAAGCTCAATGTCCTGCTCAATAAGATTAAACACGATGAACAAGGACAGCGAGATGTTAGCTTTTTTGCTGAGGACTTCGAGGGTAAACAGGTTAATCGAGAAGAATTGCTCGAGTTACTAAATCGTCTTAAGGAGTCTGGATACTTCATTGGTGAGATTGAAAGCAACAAAGCCAATCCAGAATCAGGCTCGTCAAACCTTCTGGCGACCTGTAAGAATGCAGAAATAACGACAGATGGTCGAGCAATGTTAAAAGCCATATATTTCAAGCCGGTGTAGCAGCTAAGGAAAGTTATTTGTTGAGGCGAGATTGGGTATAGGGGAGAGTAGGGGGAGATAAGGGAGCAAAATCCTCATCTTCCCGAAGTTCTGATGCCTGCGGCGGGCTGCACCAACGCCGGAAGCCGGCGCTCAGACTTCTCTCCTCATCCCCCTTATCTTCACCTTCACTCTTGTTATCCAAACCGTATTGATTCCTCACTTCCAGAATTTGAGAGGCGATCGCTATTTGACACCAGAAGAAAAGCAGAAAAGTTAGCCCGGTATTTGTGTAGACGCATACTCCTACGGGGATCTTGCTACGCGAAGCGTCTCGTAAAGCCTGCGGCATAGCAACTCTTAGAGACGCAACGCGAACGCTTAGGGCGTAGCCTCTCTAAGAGTTGAGAAGCGGCTCGTAATTATACCATTTCACTTTAATAATGATACAAATACGTTGGTAGGGGCATGGCATTGCCCATTGGTGTCAACTTACAGCTATTTTCAGGTAAATAGACCACGCGGTAGGGGCGCAAGGCCTTGCGCCCCTACGACAGATGTGGTTCAAATACTTGAATTCTGCTGTAAGCAAAAACCCGTTTAAAACCTCGTTTCCAGCCAGAGGCTGGAAACGCTCTTTCATTGCGGCTCTGCCGCTAGTCTTGAGGCAGCAGCCCCCCATTAGGCATTCCCAGTCAGAGACTTTTTTTCGAGGCAATCTTTGAAGGACTTATACTAGACAGGCTTTCACGTTAAGTTGACACGTATGGGCATTGCCATGCCCCTACGATAAATCTATCTGTATCAGGGTTTTCGTGAATTGGTATTAGACATGGCTCGGCATCGACCCTGATAATCTACCTAGTGAGTAATATAGCGATGCCTGCGGCGGGCTACGCCTACGCTGCTTCACCAAATGCGATCGCCCCACAACGGATATAGCGGTTCCCATTCAGATGCGGTACAACATTATATCGCCAGGTGTAGGGGCACGGCACTGCCGTGCCCCTACGGGTGTACCTGACGTAAACGAGAACCGCTATATATCTTTCTTGTATTGGCTGTCTGACTAGATGTTTTAGCTGTGGGGTACTGAAGAAAGAATGTCAAATTCGTCTAAAGGGTCGTAGCGTTGTTTGGTCTGTTCAGCTTCAAAAAAGACTTGCCAGAAGGAATTTTGCGAAATGGCGATCGTCATCGTTGAATTGGGCAATGATTGCAATACTTGCAATATTTTTTTATAAAGAGAATAGCTCAATCACCTAGTATCCCATTTGATTGAGGGCGTTTTAGATAATGACTTTTCCAAGAAACGCCACAAAATGCGCTCACAATGCTCTTTGGAAAGTAGACTTTCTACATAGAACCCCACATACTTTAACACGAGGATCAATGTCAATATCTAAAGCTGTTACCAGCAAGATTACTTCTCCAGACAATATCGAAGAACGCTTGCAGATACAGCGTTTGCTAGGCGCAACTAAAATAGTTGCACCTAGTGCTGGGAGTGATGTAGTGAAGGGATTAACTCAAACACCTAAATCTTTACCTCCCTTTTACTTTTATGATGACCGTGGTTCTGAGCTATTTGAGCAAATCTGTGATTTACCAGAATATTATCTTACACGCACAGAAACAACGATTTTACAACAGTATGCTGACGAAATTGCCAAGATAACTGGCGCTTGTGAATTGGTAGAACTTGGCAGTGGCAGTTCTAGCAAAACCCGCATTTTACTAGATGCCTACCAGCAGCTAGGCTATCCCCTGCACTACCTACCAATTGATGTATCTACAGGTATTTTGGAAAGTAGCGCCAAGCAGTTATTAAGTGATTATCCTTTACTGCAAGTTTATGCACTAGCGGGAACTTATGAATTAGCCCTTGCACAACTCTTACCGACGCAATTACCCAGCAGGATGATTTGTTTTATTGGTAGCAGTTTAGGTAATCTTACACCTGGTGAGTGTGATGTGTTCTTCTCTCAAATTACAGAAGCCTTACAAGTAGGTGAGTATTTCTTGTTGGGGATAGATTTACGAAAGCCAAAACAGATTTTGGAACCAGCTTATAACGACAACCAAGGAGTGACAGCAGCATTTAACCTGAATATGCTGGAACATTTAAATCAGCGGTTTGAGGGGAATTTCGACACCACGCAGTTTGAACACTGGGCGTTTTATAATGAAAGTGAGTATCAAATAGAAATGCATTTACGCAGCCTGCGATCGCAAATT from Nostoc sp. UHCC 0926 includes these protein-coding regions:
- a CDS encoding tetratricopeptide repeat protein, whose protein sequence is MEWLERSTKVESPGVLKAGNPNKSLAYWQGRKTEIAQIQQWLTDKNTFLIGIEGIGGTGKSMLATKIYDEIEGFPKRFWADVSNGAGFSDLARQVLTEFGFPVPEQEAQLVEALVRCLRSGQFLLIIDNLESLLQPDRQWGSLFYGDFFQVWVEHGGNSKVIVTTRERPELKGFEWLPLKGFQVDEGVALLTALGIQGDVTQFVELVDGHPLLLRLVADLLKAEYSQDPDLSRLADLGLGNLRQFLTDSQVVGIHHRENVGMVLVLDATFNRLNELQKALLLNISVYRGAVDSAAAVAMLRGSSAPEIEEELRNLVKRSLLVDKLNGKRRFDFQPLILEYVRYQAGDQSEAHQKAIDYYCSIAKQPPWKTKDDVKEYLEIFDHFYQLQDYNSAFYSIRICDDFLTLRGYYADQVELYGQLVSKWGEIGARENWNYQAALILLGNTYNSLGQYQRAIEFLQQSLEIKREIGDRDGEGVSLGNLGNAYNLLGQYQRAIEFYQQSLEIKREIGDRNGEGKSLGSLGNAYNSLGQYQRAIEFLQQSLEISREIGDRNGEGKSLNNWGNAYNSLGQYQRAIEFYQESLEIKREIGDRNGEGISLNNLGNAYNSLGQYQRAIEFYQESLEIFREIGDRNGEGKFLNNLGNVYHSLGEYQQAIEFYQQSLEIFRKIGDRNGEGNSLIGLGCAYNSLGQYQRAIEFYQESLEIKREIGDRNGEGISLIGLGNAYNLLGQYQRAIDFYQQSLEISREIGDRNGEGNSLCNLGSAYNSLGQYQRAIEFLQQSLEIFREIGDRNGEGNSLIALGNAYNLLGQYQRAIDFYQQSLEISREIGDRNGEGISLCNLGSAYNSLGQYQRAIEFLQQSLEISREIGDRNGEGNSLIALGNAYNLLGQYQRAIDFYQQSLEISREIGDRNGEGISLCNLGSAYNSLGQYQRAIEFLQQSLEIKREIGDRNGEGNSLIGLGNAYYQCGRIQEGFVASYQAQQIFQELELPFEAMPYPQWLKSLIKLAQRGRLQLILCFIFGLIAFPFALVWLILLLLWRLIRPQFIK
- the vap15 gene encoding type II toxin-antitoxin system VapB15 family antitoxin; the encoded protein is MLQNTYQLPLTFEQIFTLVKQLSDSEKLLLSKELEKETLNKKLTHLLEIFQTDELSLKEITEEVEIVRYQIYARKQSSEDNH
- a CDS encoding DUF433 domain-containing protein, producing the protein MTQITSTEYKHILVNESNVPFIKGTSMKVVELITSIHAYGWSPEELHFQYPHLSMSQIYSALAYYWEHKEEIDADMQQRFEYAERLRLETGESPLAKRLRAEGLIK
- a CDS encoding DUF5615 family PIN-like protein; this encodes MSVALYIDENVHRGITDGLRIRGVDVLTVQEDGRSSFSDPFILDRATELERVLFSQDDDFLAEANHRQDKQINFAGVIYAHKLRVTVGDCVRDLEIIAKTAYLEELSNRVQYLPL
- a CDS encoding DUF4288 domain-containing protein; translated protein: MEIKSANKAESFYIAIILYKSSSDKPDYQPLYQESFVLIKATSLEEAKAKALNHGKNESVSYTNENVETITWSLQQVVDVNSVLDDDFDSSEDIVDLYTRHFRNYEAYQSFEPLLSQEQFGEEL
- the bchM gene encoding magnesium protoporphyrin IX methyltransferase; the protein is MNAADEKMIVRDYFNSTGFDRWRRIYGDGEVNKIQLDIRNGHQQTVDTVLGWLKADNNLSDLSICDAGCGVGSLSIPLAVDGAKVYATDISEKMVEEGKHRAKQTLPNAENPTFAVQDLESLSGSYHTVICLDVLIHYPQEKADEMISHLCSLAQSRIILSFAPKTCALSILKKIGSFFPGPSKATRAYLHREADVIRILESNGFSLQRKAMTKTRFYFSRLLEATRK
- a CDS encoding DUF423 domain-containing protein, with the translated sequence MTQIFLSVAAILGGLSVAAGAFASHALREKISERSLEIFETGARYQMYHALALFLVAILISRTESPQPTLIASGWLFMIGIAIFSGSLYALSLTGIKSLGAIAPLGGTAFLAGWGALAFAAWTLKL
- the egtC gene encoding ergothioneine biosynthesis protein EgtC, with product MCRLLAYLGSPISLDHLLYKPEHSLIVQSYQPREMTSGIINADGFGVGWYDSQKDTDPFIYKNTLPIWNDINLPSLSRYVESKCVLAYVRSATSEQAVDFANCQPFNHQQQLFIHNGRIENFRKTLHRKIRSTLTQDFYEKINGSTDSEHIFALLLSQSQINKHRPLEYALRTTLLTLLEMAKRYQVEASLNVIFSDGHRLIASRVATTSPPPSLYWIRDDPTFPKSVIIASEPLFIGNWIACPENSIISVGADCEIQIEQI
- the egtD gene encoding L-histidine N(alpha)-methyltransferase, with the translated sequence MSISKAVTSKITSPDNIEERLQIQRLLGATKIVAPSAGSDVVKGLTQTPKSLPPFYFYDDRGSELFEQICDLPEYYLTRTETTILQQYADEIAKITGACELVELGSGSSSKTRILLDAYQQLGYPLHYLPIDVSTGILESSAKQLLSDYPLLQVYALAGTYELALAQLLPTQLPSRMICFIGSSLGNLTPGECDVFFSQITEALQVGEYFLLGIDLRKPKQILEPAYNDNQGVTAAFNLNMLEHLNQRFEGNFDTTQFEHWAFYNESEYQIEMHLRSLRSQIVELRALNLKVNFALGETILTEISRKFDLNTIKQQLTAQGLLPIHVWTDPNQWFGLVLCQLQA